Genomic window (Accipiter gentilis chromosome 7, bAccGen1.1, whole genome shotgun sequence):
CCTTTGGgatgggggaaagggaagggcaaTAATGCATTTAACATTCAGCCtttaggaagggaaaagaagagatggGGAAGAACATACTGTCAAAACCCCCCATCCtttaggaagaggaggaagaggagaaggggaatCAGGTCTATAGAAGTCATcctttggggaggagggagagcacaAGGGGAATCACAGAGCACCGGTGCCTGTCCGGGAGCTGCCGGGGGCCACCTACCAGTTCACCTCGGTGGCATCGTCCCTGACGAGGTTGTACGCCTCCCTGCACGCCTCCTTGTCGATTTTGGTGGCCATGGAgccggccggccgggcggccgAGCCGGGGGAGGCGAAGGGGGGGCAGCGCGGAGCGGCGACGAgctgggaggaagaagaggaagaggaggaggaggaggaaggaggaggaggaggaggggggggggaaccgcCGCTCCCGCACCGCGCAGTGCCgagccccgctgccgcccgcccaccgccccgccgccggctgcccAATGGCTCCGCGGCCGGCGCTGGGCCTgcccccggccggccccggggcggggggttcGGGGTGATGCAatagcccggggaggggggggggacaccacgACGACGAAggaggagggtggggggtggggggggtcgcggggtggggggggtaccTGTCTTGAGGATGCAAAGCCGGGGAGATGCCCGGGTGGAGTGGGGGGATGGGGAGGTGGCGAGGGGTTCGTTCCCGAGCGGAGGGTCCGCCGCAGTGATGGGGTTTTCGGCTTTTCGGTGTTTTTCCAGCCCctgacggacggacggacggacggacgggagGAGGAtaagagggaagaaaggatgcGCAAAatggagcggcggggccgggagccgggcAGGGCGCACGGGAGGTAGCCGAGCTGGAAAGGAGGACTGAGAGCAGGTAGGCGAGGGGAAAGGAAGGCGAGGGGAAAGGCGAGGGGAAAGGCGAGGGGAAAGGCGAGGGGAAAGGCGAGGGGAAAGGCGAGGGGAAAGGCGAGGGGAAAGGCGAAAGCTCCGGACCGGGAGCGCCGGGACACAGGGGCAGGAGCCGGGGAAAGCTTTGTGAGACTGCCGGCGGGTGGGAGTGGGAGACCGTTCCCCTCTCCGTGGGGTCCCCTAAGGGGGGCTGTGAGGGTGACTTTGGAGTCGTGAGGGCTCGCTGCTGGTTCAGGTGTGGGTACGGGTGTCGGTGTGGGTTTGTAGCCCCTTTCAGATGGAGCGATCTCCCCCTGCCGGGCTGCGCTTCCAGCACCGCCAATTAAAACTACACCATCTAACCCGAGTCAAAACGCTACGGAGAGATGCAGGGGTTTaggcaaaaaaacaaacaaacaaacaaacaaaaaacaaaaacaaaacaaaacaaaacaaaaaaaaccaaaaaaaaaaaacaccaaaggatTAAGGGCTGGCTGTAAGATTGCACTTCAGTCCTACGCCCGCAGAAATAGAGGCAGGTCCTTTGCTTTGCAGGACTCGGCTTGAAATAAGTGTCATCACATGTTGTTGTGCCCAAGGACTGGAGTTTTAAAAAGCAGTCCTTGTACGTGTTAGTGGGTTTCTACCCTAaacctgagggggggggggggggggcctggatattgcaaatttaataaaaactaCATTCCATGAGAAAAAGTATCacactttgtttcttttaaagtttgCAGTGGGAtgttcattatttattttcatgtcaaTATGTTGTAAATGAACAGTAAGAAACCTCATTACCACACAGTTAATCGGTGTTTTCAGACTGCCTCAAGGAACAACAGCACCAGAGCATGCGCTAATTGTCAGATACATCATTTACTGCCATAGAATAGGAAGCCCTAATCCTGCATGCAGCTTCTTCCAGAGAGAGTCCTGAATGACATGAGGTTCCCTGTAGCATCAGGGCCCAAAACAGGAGCGTATTGCTGCAGTGCATCTCTGTGATGTAGATGAGGTCATAGGGaagagagaaatatttctgaagtcaGTACAAGTGTAGGACATGGCATCTGGCTGAATCACACTCAGTATCTGTAGACTGCAGGCTCCAGATGATAATATAATCACACATTAATAGTTCCGAATTTCTATTGATTTTCTTTTGGAACTGTCTTTAggaacactttttctttttaaaagcctttatgCTGACCATTATCTGCTCAtaaatgtggtttgtttttttttaatattctgcatTTATCATCCTTTGGCACTACCTCACTGCTGTTTATACCTGTCACAACTGCTGGTTGTCCTTGTCTCTTCAAGCTTGTTCCTCAGCTCCTGTTGTTTCCTAGGGCAGAGGTGGGTGACTGAAATGTCATTTCCCTTAGAAGGAGAAAAACTCAACCTTGTTTTGGTCTCTGTGACCCAGAGGCTGGAGTGTTTGAATTACATTTGTTAGGAACTTCATGTCTCACACTTTAAAGTGCCATACTCAAACCTCAGAAATGCTGCCTTCTTCATGGGATCAAACCTCTtctctttgcttctcttccttGTCTTTGACAtattttcatggattttttttcttttaacgcATGGAAGAATAAATATTGTGCTCAGTTTCATCAGGCTGTAAATGGAGGGGGGAAAATACCTACTTGTCTGACTTCAGTGAGCCCTGTTTGCTTTTCATATGGGAGTTTGGAGACCTCCATCTTCTGCATATGGGTCTTTTCCTCCTGCGCAGGAAGATGTCACTGGCCTGGCAGGAACATCTGTCCATCTCACAGGAGTCCTCAGAGAGGAAGCACAGACAACAGGGAAAGTGAAAGGACTTAAAAGAGGACTTAGGGACTTCCTCACAAAAAGGTCTCCAGAACCATGAACTGGACTGACCTTCAGCTGTCTAGACTGTACTAATGAAGTTCAAGAAGGGCCTCAGAATGGGTAGAGGGAGCTGATCAAACAGGATGACTCTGCAGAGCTATGGGCCCACAGGAGGCTTAGCTGTCTCTCCTAAAATATATTGCTACTCCCTTGCTCCTGTGGCTCTTTCCCATCacacctttttgctttttttctgatctttctaTGTGGCTGTCCCCAGTCCtgcttctctgtctctgtcttttcAGTGCAGGAGCAGAGGAAATAATGGAGAGAACAATACTCTCTTTCAGGAAAAGGCTGCTAGGAATTTACAGATCATAGTTACCATTAGGGCTGTCACCAAAGTAGGTTTTTCACTCAGCCCAGGAATGGCAGGTCTTTATCCTGGGTCCCCGTGGTCACAAGGGCTACAGAAGAGACCAAAGCTAGCAAAAAATGCTTCTTATCTTCAGACTTGATAATCAGTTAGATTAGTAGAGACCCATCATCTCTGGGGTGGCTGAAaaagagcagccctgcggagaaggacttggggatactggtggacgaaaagctggatgtgagccgGCACGGAGGCGCGCATGGGGctggtggggctccccgctgctgcccagcagcagcagctgtgtcgtccggagcgtggtGGTCGGgtgcatcgctgcctctgcgcagaggccgggccgagcccgtgcgcctgggccgccTCCGACGCGAGCAAGGCATTTCCCAGCCGggaatgtgcgctcgcagcccagaaagccaactgtaatcatgggctgcatcaaaagaagcgtgaccagcaggtcgaggaaggggattctccccctctgctcttgtgagatcccacctggagtactgcatccatttctggggcccccaacgtaagaaggacatggacctgttggagcaggtccagaggagggccgtgaaaatgatcagagggctggagcacctcccctatgaagacaggctgagagagttggggttgttcagcctggaaaagagaaggctccagggagaccttaatgcagccttccagtacttaagggGGCTgatgagaaagatggggacaaacattttagcagggcctgttgcgataggacaaggggtaatggttttaaactaaaagaggggagattcagactagatataaggaagaaatattttacgatgagggtggtgaaccactggagcaggttgcccagagaggtggtagatgccccatccctggaaacattctaggtcaggttggatggagctctgagcaacccgatccggttggagatgtccctgcttgtggcaggggggttggactagatgacctttaaaggtcccttccaacccgaaccattGTGTGATTCTATGAAGAACAGACGCAGCCGGCTGGATGCTGCTACCTGCAGCAGAGGGCTGGACGACAGCCGGGGTAGGTGAAGGTGCTAACAGCCCTGGCACAGTCCCCTTGTTTAAAATGCTGCTGCTCCACGCTGTACACGTCGTCTTACGCCAGCGACCGCTGCCCCGTCACCACATGGGACACGTGTCCGAGCTGGGCTGTCCTGGGTGAGAGCAGACGGAGCTTGGACACAATCTTGCCGGCCTCTGCTGTCCTGATAATAAACTCTGGAAGAGACACGGGATCTCTGGATTAACAAAGGGGATTTTTTACTTGTGTTTTAGTGAAGACCACTGCACTGAAATGGGACTGGGTAGGGTCTGTGGACAAAGTGTTTGCGTCTTCATCCCTGAAGGAGGCGTGCTGTCTGTCAGCCCTGCTGTTCGCCAAGGTgtttttttgttaacttttaaGCCTCCCGGGCCTTAATCGATGAGAAAAAGTCCTACAGCGGCACGCATTGCTGCAGGCTAGGCATTTTTGCAGTCAGATAAGATTCACGGCCGGCCAAGGCGGGTGGACGAGGCGGTGAGCGGCCTTCTCGCCGTTCTTTAACGCACCCCCACACCACAGACAACACACCCAACCTGCACATTTGCGGAATAACCCCGCCGACTACCACACAGCCGCAGCGACAGCCTCGGCGGCACCGCCGGGACCCGCCGCTCCTCCTCACCTCCGAGGCGGGAAACTCCCAgcggccttgggggggggggagcccggccGCCATTTGCTGTCGACGGGGTCGCCGGAGCCTCCTCGGGCCCTGCCCGGCGCCGCTTCCCGCCCCGCCTCGGTCCCTCCCCGCTCCATCCAGCCGGCATTTCCTGGGCCGGCCATggcggcggggctgcccgccGCCCTCGGGGCCTCCTCGCTGCGGTAAACCCCCGGCTCTTCCTCCGCGGGAGGACGACGACCTTGGGCGGCTGCACGGCCGGTTGCGAGGCCCCTTTCCCCCcgctgtggagaaaaaaaacaaaaaaacccgaaaaacCGCAGGCGATGCAGCTCCCGGAGGACCGGCCGGCCGCCGGAGGATGAGCCGCCGCGGCGGGTCTCGGCGGGGCGCGGGAGCTGCGCGGTGCAGCCGGCTGGGCTGGAGAGGGGCCGGGACCGAggggctgccccgccgcccggctcctACCTGCCTCCCCCGGGCCGCGGGGGGCCGCGACGGGCTCCTGCCGGCGCTGGCGAGGAAATGATTTCAGCCCCGGCAGCCAGAACGAGCAGTAAGTAAATAACTTCACCCTCAGGGAGATCCGCGCCGGTCCCCGGTCGTACGGCTGGCTTGTTGACACGAGTCGGGGTTAATAACACGAGAAAACAACATCGGGGAgcgaaaaaaaaattttttttttttttgagcccgAACGTGGTCGAACTGCAGATTAGCATGTGCAGGTCGTCTCCGTTGTGTTATTTATTCAGCGCAGTGTGGGTTTTTAGCATAGGATTGGTATGCCGCTAacatcttttctttgcttttgttctaGAAGTACTGCGGATCAGCCTGTCATGGAGGGAACCAGGCAAACCAGGATATGTCGTCCACACAAGATAAGTGAATCCTCAAAGGTTTGTACGTTTACGTgttgcctacaaaaaaaaaaagcaagttacaGAAATAACCAGGAGGGGGGGAAAGGCTCTCCGTTAGGATGGACTggtttggaggaatgtgaatatTCTGGGCTTTTAAGACAAGGTTTGAAAACGGTGGTCTACCTGCCCAGATATTTTTGATAGAAGAAGTTGCTACCtagtgattgaaaaaaaaaaaaaggcagcagcagcgaATGGGCATCTGCTCGCCGTGACTCAtaacttaaaaaagaaacccacatcACTGCAGCACAGTGTTTTCTCTACACCAAAAATTCAGTCATTAAATGCGATGTGTCTATCTTGGGAATTTTTTGTACTCATCCATCTCATAAAATCCAGGCTAGTTACAAAAGCAAAGTTGGGATTACTTTTTAGATTTAGTCTCTGTTTTGTACGAGATAGGAGACTTGATCCTGCAAGTAGTTATTCTAGTGAACTTGAGATGTTTTCTTAGGTTTGTgaggttaattttctttgtataaaaTCTTTGTCTGCACAAATACGTTGATTTTAGCTGGGAATTGACACAAGTCCACATTAGGTAGTTCTTTATGCAGGTCATCAGGGCGATGACCTAAGATTTACAAGATGTTAATATCAGCTGTAATTATGATGTTCACTTTGTTCCATAGTGgtgaaagctgcttttctgttctaGTGCGAGCACTAGGTTACAGATGCTGCAGAGCAAGTACCTCGTACTACCAACAACAGCTGGAAGAGAAGAACTTTTCAGTGCCTGAATCTGTCTTATGCAAGTTGAATGAGACAgatctcattttcttttgcatcactGATGAGTAGTGGTACTGCATGAACTATCTGAAAGAAATTAGATCTGTGCTGAAtctgaaagaagttaaaatacTGTTCGAATACAATTGATAAAAGATAAATAGGactaatttttaaatgcatcccTGCCAATATAATCTTTCCCTCAGTGCTGATCTTGTCTACCATTTGAAGGGTTTAGTCTGAATGTAATAATAATACAccacattaaaaattaattaacttgacagcattgttttattttcttgcttagaCAGCAGCTGTCACTATCTGTTAAACTTAAAATTACTAGATAATGCTAAAGCTGTTCTACAGAATATAAATAGCTTGAGAAAGATGTTCATGTTTAGTATAAAATTAGTCTTGGTTTTGAAATGTGCAGCTATCAGCTTCCGTTATGTGCTCACTGAACGAATGAACTTGCTAAGTGGCTGAAATATGTTAATATATTCTGAGTCCATCCAGTGCCATATGTAATGATTTTATGCTTGATTTCTGAAGTAGCAGCAGTTCTACATGGCAACAAGGATTTTAGGAGTACAAGTTGTCAGGCGTGTTTGCAGTCAGGATTATGCTGCTGACTCGACAGCCAGCTAAGTAAATAGGGATCTCTGGCAAATCTTATATTCTAGTGTAATCTTGTTATGCATGATGGTGGTATTAGAGAATATTAGAGAGAAATGATCAGCCAATTTACAAAGGCGAGAGGGAATATGTTTTTGAGTTTAATCCAATAACTGTCCCCCACGAGTCAGATTCAGAAGAGGGTGCTGTAAGATGTTAGTTATTGTCTGTTCATACACTGTCCTTTATCGTAGTTGCCACAAATGTGTGGCTTGTCCTTTGCCGTATTTGTTATTCTTCCCACTTCCTCTGTCCCCTGGTCTCTGCTTGGGCTCCTCAACctcagaaaaatgaagagaaaaaactTTACAGTCCTTAAaccctgtatttttttctgttacagatcTCTGGCAGTTTTATTCCTCAGTGGAAGTTACTTTGTTGTCTATGCCATAGATTCCTTTTTAAGTTCAGAGATATGAGGAGGCAAGGAGTATAAGGCAAATTAAAGAGTTTTGGCCCAGAAAACTTACAATTATTGAAGCCTCTTCACTTAGGTTGGTTTAACTCTGTACACTTGCATGTACAAAGTTACTCCAACAGAAGTCTTTTTGGCAGCGTAGCCTCCATTGTTTGGAAAAGAGCGTAAGCGAAACTAAAGAGAAACCACTGGGATATCGCGCTAAGAGCAGCACATTTGGTTATTAATTTGGGTCTCATCTTTGGCGGACTGCCTGTTGCTATACCACTGACTGCTAAAAGGCAGATGTGGGAGGTCAGGCTCCCAAGGTTGGTATTAGCTCAGGATGATTGGCTGCCATCACGTCTGGACAGTGGTGAGCTGTGTGCATTAATCCTCATTATCTCATCGTATAAAAGTACATTTACCAAATTCTGTACACAGGATGCATATCTAGAGTGAGGGTTgtgcacaggggaaaaaatctgGCTTGAGGACTTGGACCTGTCCCATCCAGGTGGGTAGAGAGGTTGTCTCACCGTGATTTAGCCAACCCATTAATGGCTTAGGCCAGACAGCAATAATCATGTGCTTTCTGTTTGGGAAACCAGGAAAGCCACAGATAGTTAGGATTTCTAGGAGAAGCGACAGTTTGGTGAAGGAAAGGTTGAATGCCTGAGAGGCGTGAAGAGACCTCGGGCTATCTGTGTGACTGTTTTCGAAGTAGATACGGACTGAGACACCTTTTCAGGGCGTCACTTCTGGGAATGCAGTCTGAGGGTGTAGAACCGGGCAGGACCCAGGGTCCTACAGCCAGAACTGTTCAGAGCTAACTTAGGTACGATACAAAGATGTGCTTCCTTTCCACCTCCTTTCAttgctcttacatgttcttacaGGCTCTGCAACTCTGCCCGTTTTGGATTTGGTAATTAAAGTTAAGTATTTGCATTTAACTTAACCTGGCTTTTATTAAGAGACATCACAAGGTAGCTGACTGTACCATCGAGCATTCCATTCCTCTGGAAAGATGGTCCTAGAAGCTGCATTGCTTGACATACTGGGGTGACCAGCCCTTTCAATACGTGTTCTGCAGGACATTCAAGGGGTagcaaaacatttccattttggttCTTCTTAGGACTGGTACTGTGAGTCTGTGAGAAAGAGGCAAACACTGGTTGCCTCAAAAGCTCTGTGGCACATCCGGAGCCGGTAGGAAGAATGTCTGGACCAGAGGGATCCCAGAAGGGCACTTAATGGACATGTTCTGAGggcattttcccctttctttagaagaaaaatacttagtcatattcattaaaacaaaaactaCCTCGGCTTCTGGAAGCAAGTAGAAGTCTTCTGGGAATAAGTTGTCCGCATGTGTGGCTTTGCACATAAATAAACAGCTATTATTTTTGAATGCAGTGTGTGTGCCTGGAAtaatatggaaagaaagaaaaggattttacCCTAACGAGCTTAGAGTTCTGAAAAGATTTAAGAGGGGGTAGCTGTCAAGTAAGCACTAACCCAAACAATACATGGGCTGAATGAAAATTTGGCATACTGCTGCATGTGTGTCTCCCACTCCAAATATTTAGTGAGTAGCTTAGTTGAGAAGAACTCTGTAAGGAGTCATTTGGGGGACAAGTAAGAAAGGAAATGTCAGCAAGATGTCTCGAAGACAATGAGTGGAAGAGTTTCAGAAAATTGCGCCTGTATAAATCATCAGGGAGGAGGTTTGGATGCAGCGTTGTGGAGGAGGTAGgagtaaattataaaaaaaaaaaaaaaaaaagggcgagTAGGAAGCAGTAAAAGTCTGCATAGGCCTTTCAAAGTGAAGGTGAGGAGCTTGGGCTCATACTACATTGCTTGCTAACTGTTTCAAGTCAGAATTTATTACAAACGTGCAACACAAGTAAGTTTGCTCGCTCTCGTGTATGACTACATCTAATGCAAAAACACTTTGTGCACACTGAAATTTGTCTTGGTGAAGATAACATCTGCCtgatactgggtttttttattccagGTGTACAGATGGGATGACCACTCTAGTCTAGTTCTTCAGAGCCTGAATGAGCAGAGGCACCGCGGCCTCTTCTGTGACATTGTCCTAGTGGTGGATGAACAGAGAGTCCCTGCCCATCGGAACCTCCTCGCTGTTTGCAGTGACTACTTCAACTCTATGTTCACCATTGGTATGCGAGAAGCCCACCAAAAAGAGGTTGAACTTTTTGGAGCCTCTTACATTGGTCTGAAGGCTGTGGTGGATTTCCTTTACGGCAGTGAGCTGTCTTTAGATGGAGGCAATATCGACTATGTGCTCGAAACAGCTCACCTGCTGCAGATCTGGAAGGTGGTTGACTTCTGTTGTGAGTATCTGGAGAATGAAGTCAGCGAGGAGAACTACTTGTACCTGCAGGAGCTAGCCTCTATTTACAACCTGAAGCGCCTTGACTCCTACATTGATTCTTTCATCTTGCAGAACTTCGGCACGCTGTCTTTCACCCCGGACTTCCTGCAGAACATTTCCTTGCAGAAGTTGTGCCAATACCTGGACAGCAGCAACGTGCAGCAGGAGTGTGAGCATGACTTGCTGCAGGCTGCCTTGCAGTGGCTTACCCAGTACCCAGAAAGGGAGAATGAGGCTTACCAGGTTCTGGATAACATTCATTTTCCCTTGATACCTAAAAGTGATCTCCTCCATCGAGTCAAGCCTGCTGtctgctctcttcttcccaaaGAAGCAAACTGTGAGGGGTTTATAGAGGAGGCAGTGAACTATCATAATAACGTCACGGCTCAGCCAGTGCTGCAGAACAAACGCACAGCCCTGCGGACCTGTGAGGAAAGGCTCCTCTTTGTGGGTGGGGAGGTTTCCGAACGGTGCCTGGAACTGAGTGATGATACCTGCTTCTTGGACATCAGAAAGGGGCAGTGGGTGGCAGAAACCCCTCTCCCAGCCAGACGAAGTCACCACTGTGTTGCAGTCTTGGGAGGCTTCATCTTCATAGCTGGAGGCAGCTTTTCAAGAGACAATGGAGGGGATGCAGCTTCAAATCTCCTATATAGGTATGATCCCCGCTGTAACCAGTGGATAAAGGTGAGACTTATGCTGtattatttctctgtttaaaGTCCTTAATGTTtagagtgttttcttctttttggtggAAGGACGGGGCTCATTAGAATAGCCAACATAGCAACACTTGGAAATGGAAGTTCAAGTTAGTTAAGTTGAAAAGCAGCTACTTGAATCCTTTGTGGGAATGCTTAAGTTACACAAACAACAAAAGAGTTTGGGGCAGATTCTTAACTTCACTTGGGATTTGGGCATCTCACCTGTGAAGTTCCTGGTCAGCAGCCACCTGCAACTCTTTAGATTACTTTTGGGAATAATGCTAGAATGGACTTATGGAGGTGTTCATGTTTCTCAAGCAGTAGCACATACAACTAAATAAAAAATGGGTCTGATGCAAAAAGCAAATGTCTCTGTGCTAAATGTCTCTTAGAACAAGCTATTCACTTCCAGTCCTGCTATAAAACCCTGCAGCCAGTGCAGGTTCCTATAAGAACCAGTCATCCTGTGTGGTTCGGTTGTGGTTTTGAGTGATTCCAATATATGTTTCTTGCAGAGTTTTGGAAGGACGCCCATGTAACACAAACATTTGTAGAGTAACCTGTCTCTTAGATGCTTCCTGTTGTCCccttttttgaaaatgaatgctCTGTAACATCctactgcagaaaaacaaaaagtattttatgaatataacagccaaaaccagtagctctcttttccaaataaatggGAAGAAGCAACTATCCTAGCCTCATGAATATACCTTAAGTCAGCTTGCTTACCAGATGTTTGAAGATGTcagcatgtttggttttttttttgacaggttGCCTCCATGAGACAACGCCGTGTAGATTTCTACCTGGGAGCTATTACCGACATGCTGGTAGCTGTTGGTGGCAGGAATGAAAATGGGGCACTTTCTTCAGTTGAGACCTACAGCCCTCAGAAGGATTCGTGGTCCTATATAGCAGGCTTGCCCAGGTAATGGACTTGTTCAGAAAGTTATCTTGTGTTTGAAGACGGTAGTAAAGGGAGCTTATGTGACTTCAGGTGATGAATGGGTATCCCTAGAAGGGAGGCAAGGGAATATATAACCAATGTGGTATCAGCAAGTAACAAACCATCTCAGCATTTGGTATTTGAGCAACCAGCTCTTCCAGGCAGTGTGCCTCATGCCAGCTTgattggttttaatttttgtccCGAGGTACGTCTGAAGCATGGGAGGGAGAGCTTTTGTAATTTTGCTCTActattcttaaaatatttttcctgaggTCACTTGGAGTTGAACCTTTTCAGAGGCACTGTTTAGATCTTGATCAAAGGCTTTTATAATTTGTTTAGCCTTACTTTGTCACCTTGGTGTGATTGTTTTCCTTGTAAGGTGTTTCTCTCTGTTTGGCTGCTCAGGTTGGCTCTTGCAGATAAACCACTTTATTTAGGTAACCCTGGCAAATGTGACCTCTCTTTCTCTCAGTCTGAATTAAAACAGCTGCTCTACTTCTGAGAGGCTTTAGTACTGCAGCTCTTCTTGTAATAGCAGCACAGGACATTGCTAGTATTTTGAATCAACATTTAAGTGGTGACTTCGTAAGAATGGTACGAAAGCATTTCATTTGCAAACAGCTATTCAGATTTAGTaatatttcacattcatggaAATTACGGGAGTATTGGCTATACGGATGGTATTTTCATGACATCTGAAACCTGCACCTTCAGCAGCAGTACTTGCTTTCTTACTGGCATCACGAACAGGATACTTGCAATTTGCTTTTAGAGTTGAGgccttttttcccttattcccttagctgcagagctgcagagccatAGGCAGCCAGTGAAGGCACAGAAGCCTGTTGCCCAATTCTATTTTGGGCAGGTGCTGCAATGCGAGTCTGATCCAGGCTAACAGCTGGGCTCGAGTGCTCTTCAGAAGCAGGATGCTTTTTTCCGTTTTATTTCTGCTCACATAAGCAGATCTAGGAGTTGAGGCTGAACACCACAATCTTTCCTGGGAAGCTGTGTATAAGAGTATCTTCAGTTCCTAAGCCCTTCTGTTAATTGGCGTGACCTGTGAGATCCCAGTAACATCTCACAGAAATTATAgcacagctgtttttctttttttttttttttaaaacatttttcaaagaaatgtagATGTGACCTGACTGCCTTGTATGTTGTTAGAAAAACACTCACCTTAGAACTggtatggatattttttttcccagcacgtAAGTAGTCCTGGGGAAG
Coding sequences:
- the KLHL36 gene encoding LOW QUALITY PROTEIN: kelch-like protein 36 (The sequence of the model RefSeq protein was modified relative to this genomic sequence to represent the inferred CDS: inserted 2 bases in 1 codon); amino-acid sequence: MSRRGGSRRGAGAARCSRLGWRGAGTEGLPRRPAXLPASPGPRGAATGSCRRWRGNDFSPGSQNEQSTADQPVMEGTRQTRICRPHKISESSKVYRWDDHSSLVLQSLNEQRHRGLFCDIVLVVDEQRVPAHRNLLAVCSDYFNSMFTIGMREAHQKEVELFGASYIGLKAVVDFLYGSELSLDGGNIDYVLETAHLLQIWKVVDFCCEYLENEVSEENYLYLQELASIYNLKRLDSYIDSFILQNFGTLSFTPDFLQNISLQKLCQYLDSSNVQQECEHDLLQAALQWLTQYPERENEAYQVLDNIHFPLIPKSDLLHRVKPAVCSLLPKEANCEGFIEEAVNYHNNVTAQPVLQNKRTALRTCEERLLFVGGEVSERCLELSDDTCFLDIRKGQWVAETPLPARRSHHCVAVLGGFIFIAGGSFSRDNGGDAASNLLYRYDPRCNQWIKVASMRQRRVDFYLGAITDMLVAVGGRNENGALSSVETYSPQKDSWSYIAGLPRFTYGHAGTVYKEFVYISGGHDYQIGPYRKNLLCYDYRTDVWEEKRPMITARGWHSMCTLQDNIYSIGGSDDNIETMARFDILSVESYSPQCNQWTRVAPLLQANSESGVAVWEGKIYILGGYSWEETVFSKTVQVYDKEKNKWYKGTDLPKAIAGVSACVCALKPKTEDKKKKTKTKKHQDRGR